Part of the Passer domesticus isolate bPasDom1 chromosome 8, bPasDom1.hap1, whole genome shotgun sequence genome is shown below.
TTACAGACAAAGAACCCTGATGGATACCAGCAAAGTGGGTTCATCTCTGGCTAGAAAAGGACACTCTGATCCCTAATACCACTAATGAACCTACAACCAGCAACACCTGAAAACATCCATTGCCCTCAGAGCTGGAAATGCTTTTGTTATCCTTGGGTGAGATTAGAATGAGTGGGTGTGGAGCACACAGGTggtgtgagtttgagggaggaAGCTTTGCAAGGTGTGGGGTGTGCAGCTGTTGGCACAGCCAAGAATTCAATACCTGGGTGGTGTTATCCCAAGTGacaggaagaacaggaaattcccCTGAAGCTGCTCAAGAAGCACTGAGCTTGTTTGAAAATCGAGAGCAATTGGGGCAGGCTATTCAGTGGTATCGTAGTGAACTCCAGAAGCTTGAGCAGAAAGAGAGAGATTAAAATCAAGGATATTGAGTGTGGTAAGGAAATATTTATCCCTAGGACCTGGGGAGTTAGACCTGATCAGAGGgaacaaagaaagagaagctggaaagaaaggaaccaggaaagaaggaacagaggaagGGCTCAAAGAGCAAGAGGCACAGTTAGTTCAGATTTTGTCCCTGATCTCAGAGGGGAAGGGTTCTTTACCAATGAGCAAGATGAAGAACAGCTTTAAATTAGAGAGGTGgggttttgggagatttttttctaCTGGCTGTAGTATGTGGTAACATCTGTAGTGCAGAGGAAATTAACCCACCAGGATGGCACTGACAGAATATGTGGCTTACTTGGGCCAAGGCTGCTGGGGTGGATTCCTCTCGTTTATCCTTGGCCATGCCGGGAGATCCCTTCCGCACAGGTCTAATTGGTTTCCCAGTGAGTGATTTTACTGGTTTTGCAAGGTGGGTAGGAGCTAGAGGAAAGCCATACGTGGAAGCAAATAGATCAAGCATGGAGAATCATTGGTGTAACATCAGCAGAGGTGGTACAAAATTGGACAGATGCAAAAGGCTGGGAATTAAGCCAAAGGGCGAAGGCTTCCAAGCAGGTATGATAACACACACAATCCCTGAATGAAACCGGACTAGAACCCCAAGAACCAGACCTGTTAGGATCAGCTCCTGGAAATTACTGCTTGTTTTTTAACTACTTTCTGGAAGCAAAAATAACCAATTTGAGCAATGTTCTAGTCCCACATTCCAAGAATAATAGTGTCATCCTTAATCCCAATTCTCCATTATATCAGAACAAGGCCAAATATTGCCACAACTGGACTtatcctggcagtgctggtgcaaATGAGACTTAGCACTTGGGGCTGTTGCccttgggctcccagcacaggcccaggggcagaatcccctccagaaactgttgtttgctttcagctttgctctgcaacattctccaggagcccctgcagcggctgcagccTGGCCGGGTGCCCGGGGCCACCAAAGAtgctctggcagtgccctcctgccccgggcagggcacacaacagccaaggaaaggctcctgctggcctcagggcaggcacagggcactcccctggcgctgccacgggcacagcagagctggcctGGTCACAGCATTGGCATCCATGTCCCATGcaatcccagcagggattagGGCTCATTGTGTTacaaatgagaagcttgactaggccaatattcaagcagcaatcaatttattaattcatatggtaaagtatgagcaatacaggcTGGGTACAGGGGGGGAAGttttccctccagctgcacaccgatagttgaggcttacaggcattgataggggtactcataaactttctcagcagtttccattcccaatttttacgtcacaattctatacactattatgatttagtttttctcaggatgtatcccagaaaggagtatccccagatggtggggtcTGGCTtccgaaagaagaaagaagtctcccagctggtgaggtccagattccagatgggtccaccttttaattccaaatctcataacagtgatgtccagcttctcTTGGTCGAAACCATCAATCCTTGAgtagatgttcatcttcctttcttaagctgcttttcactgtttttttttaatgtatcgaGATAAGCAcgtttcctttttatatattctaaagctatggtttcaaagatccttactacgagcaatattctaaaattatacttcaaaaggttattattgcaaaactctttaaggcttagctacaagcagaaagttccAGTCAAAGAgaaacatccttaaagctttaattcaaatgatCCTAAATCAACTGAAAACTTACAAAGGGTAATTGCaaacaaaggataggttcaaaggccttcttccatgctttatctcctcagttatttattagaatttgtCTTCATAACTGtcccatggtcagtttccacacaaTCACAAATACACACGTTGCCTCTAGGAACCTGACacgaaacacagctttgtatttcccAATTGCACTGCTGGCATTGCATTGGTCATCCATTCAAATCATTTCCCCAAGGAATTCCCAGGGCAATGGGTTAGGGGGAGATCCATCCATGGAATTCTCACCTGGCTGGGATGAGAGAGATCCGGCCATGGAAATTCCATGGCAATTTCTGCATTCCCAAGGCCCTCATTCCTGaatcccacattcccacaggaactcccctcctcttcccacaCCCACctttgtgctccagagcctcccGACCATGTCTGATGGATTTTGGGAGCTCTTCCACACAGCTGTGTACCAGATAATGCTTCATCTGCTCCACCAAGatccctttgcattcccagcacctccaggtgATCCAGGTGGCACCGTCggacactgcaaagctcccgggtcccagctggaaggagatgaAATCCCACCCCTCGTAGCCATagagatcccatcccagcccctcagagtcctccattcccacagatcccagcccagcccctggctccccCCAGTCTCCCCTGCTCTGGTTGTACCGGCCCCGTCTCCAGGGCACTGTCGGCCACGGGCCCGTTCCTGTCCTTGAGCCGGggctggctatcccaatatcccagcactggctatcccaatatcccaaccctggctatcccaatatcccagccctggccatcccaacatcccagctctggctatcccaatatcccagccctgcctatcccaatatcccaaccctggctatcccaatatcccagccctagctatcccaatatcccagccctgcctatcCCAATGTCCCaaccctggctatcccaatatcccagccctggccatcccaacatcccagctctggctatcccaatgtcccagccctggctatcccaatatcccagttctggctatcccaatatcccagtactggctatcccaatatcccagccctgcctatcccaatatccctgccctggctatcccaatatccctaccctggctatcccaatatcccagtcctggctatcccaatatcccagccctggctatcccaatatcccagctcagctccccccACCATCCCCGCTCTCTGCGGCTCCATCCGGCCCCGCTCGCTGCCCCAGCGCTCGCAGGGGTCCCGTCCACGTCCCCCACAATCAAGGACTGGGGGACCCCGGGCCGTGTTGTATTGTGTTTTATTCTCCTTGTTCTCAGTTTGCAATGGTTCCCTGATGTAGCCCCGCTTCTTTCCTGAAAATGCTTTGCCCCAAgtgccttccctcctcccccatgtcaatcctccctgtggctgcagagccattcCCCAGTCTCCTCTCTGGGCCCCTGTCAATCCCTcggcctcccttcccctctttccAGAATCTTCCCACAGGGGCGTGGAGTGATTGGGCAGAGGTCAGGGCCCTCCCTTAAGGTGCTTCCTCATTTGTGATCCTTCATGTCCATCTGCCCGGTTTGCAAACCCCCCGTTTCCCCCATTGGTTGTTGGATGTATCTTTGCCTTGTTTGCGCCCCCCTTTCCAAGCTGGTGCAGGGGCtgagtgtgtgctgtgtgcagcaggttgccctgagggtcagagctgccctgagccctgaaaTAAACCTTGGCTTTACCCTGCCCAGAGTGGGccctttcttcctgcagcagcgtctgccagctgctcctgtggtttATGGCTGGCAGCCCCGGCCGCTCTCCTGTAGCCCGGGCACAGGGGAGTGTCCCCCGCAGTCGACCGTGTCAGGCTGGTCGGGCAGGGCCCAAACGGGCACTGAGAGGACGCGGCGACAGGGCTGGGCTGCGACAGCGCCACTGCCAGGTACTGCAGGGAGTGCAGAACTGGGGGGACAGCGAGATTGGGGGAGCTGCGGGGCTGGACGTGAGAgactggggatccaggggggtcAAGAGGCCAAGGAAAGGGGGACTTGAAGGGCTGGCcgagctgggaaggaggttcaggggtcagagtcaaggaaagggggtgcagggactgggagagctgggatggggtgtgcagggaATCCTGTGCCCAGGAAAGGGGGTACCGGGATGTCCTGGGAGTGAAAAAAGGAGGGTCTGGGGGCTGGAAAATGCAGGAATGGGGGCCCAGGGATCCCAGGTCAGGCAAAAGggtggggctgggtgctgggagaGGCGGAGGCCAGGGGAAGTTGAGTTGGTGCCAGataagggggtgcaggggggtctcagttctgggcaatgaggtaAAAGGGGGTCTCAGGTCTCAGGAATGGGTTGCAGGAGGGGCTCAGGGTCACGGAAATGGGGGGCAGGGACATGGAGAGGCAGAAGGGAGTTCCAGGGGGCCTGGAGCCCAGGAAAGGGGAGTCCAGGGTTTCCCAAAAAAGGTGGGACATGGCATAGGGACACCCAGGATGTTCAGGAAGGGGGAGTTCAGGGCATGTCTAGTTTTGCAgaagggtggggctgggggcagggaaaggctggaatgGGGGTCCAAGGTGTTCCAGATCGTCCCAGGGTCAGGCACATAGGAAGTCTGgaggtgcctggggaggtggAGCTCAGCCCAAATATTCTGGGGAGTGcctgggttgggttttttggggggatgtttggagaatgaagaagtgcaagtCTGAGTGGAAAAGGCCCcttggggggacattggggggtggcggtggcggctggcggcagagtcagcctggaggagcagagccctgtgtcccccaggagcccaaagtggggagcccagagaggggggagcgccgccattggcgggagcctccagaggctggagaggggcaggggggactccttggagcccctgcagcccagagcagagaatgaggggagaagggagcccaaaagggagcccGAAAAGCCCCGGCATCCCTGAATGGGcagagcgaagagggggcagcttttgggattgctgggactgccagcaggctggggagggcgggtaccgaggagaagggggacccgcaatgcaagcgtgaccccagcagctgggacagggggagctcccaaagagcagagaggagggagcagggccggggaattcctgggaggctttttcaaggctgaatcttggtgtttgggaggtttttctggagcccagaTGCCCGGTAACTTGTAGAGAGGGACTTGGGTGGAAAGACTTTCAAAGTcaatgtgctcatcccttgttttccccaaaccaggatttcccattgccACTTCTTGTGAGGCAGTGAGAGAGAGGAATATGTCCCTGGACACTGAGGCAGGGGacgaggaagtcagtgcccctttccccctctctcctgctccatctcccagcccagcaccgccccagctgcaggacagcctgggggcatctccttgcccttgcctgtggcccggaggcaaatgccatcctgtccttgtccttcctcccccagagcaggagctgaggatggagagcagggaggacaaatccctgtggcagaacctcgtggcagaggccgttttgagcggctccatggcgtaggaacccaacggggaggaaaagcccagagatgccgcaggaggaggggctgcaaatgcagatggcggggatctgagggggaaagagccagcctgggccgggaaggcggccggagatggagccagagctcagagctggtggtccatgaggaagTTCCTGATgaggagaagccccacaagtgcgaggagtgtgggaagagcttcaggtggagcTCCCAGCTGATCAGgcaccagaggagccacactggggaacggccctacgagtgtgatcagtgcaggaagaggtttcagagcagctcccatctcctcgtgcaccagcgcacgcacacagaggagaggcccttccgctgccccgactgcgggcagggcttcaggcggAACGCCCATCTTGTCAGGCACCGgctcatccacactggggagaggccccacgagtgtgaggaatgtgggaagagcttcaggcagagctccaccctgatcaggcaccagaggacccacactggggaacggccctatgagtgtggggagtgtgggaaaagcttcagccagCGTTCCAGCctgattgtccaccaaaagatccacactggggagaggccctacgagtgttccgagtgtgggaaggggtttccGATCCGCTCCCATCTATTCCAGCActatcagagtcacacagaggagaggccctttctctgccccgactgcgggaagggattcaggcagaACTGacacctcgtcacccaccgacgcatccacactggggagaggccctacgagtgtccccagtgggaagagcttctcctgcagctctcacttgacccgacaccaacggaggcaccgatgagggaagccctgcgagtgccctgagtgcgggaagagcttcgtgcgctgctccagctccatcccccactgcaggacccacgctgggcacagccctggtgacccacattccctgtgatccgTGTTGGGAACACACCTGCCTGATTgtccttttggtttggctttaatttttttcttttcttcctctctttgccCTCCAAAAGGCAAGATGGATGGATCTGTCACCACAAAACAactcaaatccaaccgaaaacaactgaattttaacCCATGAAGGCTCAATCCCTCCTCAAATTGCTTGTTCCCTCCTCAAAAAAACTCAATCCCAGGCCAAACTCACTCCATTCCACAGCCACCAGGGTGAGATGGGGTTGGAAAGGGATTGGGAGAAGTGGGATCCCAATTGGGAgcggtgggatggggattgtgtggggctggctgggtgggatgtatttgacagcaaataaaactttcagagttactgatttctgtcccattccttttcagtcagttctgtttgcagagtgcctcctcctcagctgattaatttgctttaaaaatcccattttttaaatcatctaacccaaacaatccaaaaaccaatATCCAAATAAAAGCACTCACctacaattaaattttaaaaaataattggaatTGTTTTAGAGTACTTAAGGGTGTTATTAAAGTTTAATTGTTTGGTTAAAATGTAGGAGAAATTCTAGTGgtgcttggttttgtgtttagaATATTTGTAATATGAATTGTTTTACTAAGGCGTGTTAGATTGTATGATAgtttttttagatatttttaatcTAAGGTATATTAGTTATTGCATTAAAATTTTCAGAAGATATTTCTTAGTATataatttgtttatatttattgGTAATATGATAGTAATAGTTATTGTTGTTTTCGCTTGAATCATTGGAGTATcggaaggaaaaatatttcatttttattataattgatTTCATTGTAATTATAGTTTAttgatttataattttgttATCAGTTGTTGAGAGGATAGGAAGGAAGTTCAAGGGCAGGAGCATCTTTTTCCTCAGCTTGTGCAGGCCACGTCTGGGTGCTATTCAGCCCAGAGCTATGGGATAATATTGTAGTGCCTCCCACACACATTCTGCCTCCAAGAAAAGTTTGGCTTGGCTTCTTAGAGTGAAATAAATAGAAGCGTAATAAAATGGACAGTTAAACTGATCCCTCTGGAATGACTCTCTTGCTTTCCAGTGTCAATCCTGCacctcatgctcccaaggcttggTATGAACAAGTGTCTGAGATTGCTTAAAAATTCCCAGGCAAGGTTCAGTAAAAACCAGATTGAATATTAagcaacagctcaagaaaattcattggcaacattcacattattactTACTGCTTGGTTAAGGaacaacatggggaaaaaagcaaggaacaaaattcagtcaatcaaatgagaaacattatgagaattatgtgtgtgtgtgtgtgtgtgtgtgtgtgtgtgtgtgtgtgtgtgtgtgtgtttaggtgtgtttgagaaagggacagaaaggacaaggatcaaaaggaatacggcctaaaagcttaacagcacttgagctgagcagtggttaaactggagcctccaggagtgggctcttggcccaggatccatggctgctcagtcatgctgccagtgcagcaagCTTGAGAGCGCGCTGGCTCtgcgaggccccactcagagggaggttgctgctggcacctctgggctccaggagagccccaaggTCCTCCTTTGGGAGCGCTGTTCATGGGCCACAGGCGAGGGGCCTCAGCCATCAAGGCTTCATCGTGGCCGCACCGTgggtcagcagcctggctctgagagtgggagaaggaggatgtcatgcctttgaggcaggaaaagcagtttccaaggcagttcacaggacaccccaggagctcgtcagacagcacaagtgcctggcagcgctcggtgtctctgggaagctcaagaggagctgggcccaggggctgctcagcaaggcccaggcctGACAAGCTTTTCTCAGGTCACCGTGTGGCCGGACAAGGCCGGGGCCATTCACCACCACAATCTGAAGCACGAGGTTTTGATGTAGGGTAAAAagccatggcccagtggaagtgggccgtgtcctcaggcctgtgggagaatcacaatgcagatccttgtgctactgattccatctctcccacttttctgagttcttggtggcaaggtcatttaggtcacacagctctctgaagctttctgcacaatgaattaaagtgagattaCACGTACCAAATCGTGTTCTGTTACAGTTTAACTGATTGATTTAAGaaatttctggagcagaaaacttgcttcctcagatatttactgtgtgtggcaccaagcacagaggagagatttaatgtcaaaggcatggcccaggcaatgctcttttgacaagttctgccctgagctttcctgaggaagatctgAAAGGTTCAATGTCACtagcacaagctcctgcagtggctgctggccagcagagcagggctggcagctgtgcaacaagtgctgccacaagcagcaggtcagccagggcagcaaatcaagagctgggaaggagctgatctgaaggccaaacctccttagctcctaaaagagctggaacagttcctcattccaatGAGGGGCAGTGTTGGACACAGCTCTATGTGAGCACTGGACACAAGTTGctcccactgagtgctgtgatggtttctgcaggagctctgggctcctgtgtgtgctggacacaatgaggagagaaggagccaagtgcactgacacacctttgccttgagcatgacccggcctggaccaaacacactgcaagctttcccctttggcccatgtctgaaaatgtcaggtcagctgttggacgactcaggttggtttggtgtcaaggaattcccctcagaaatactgggtttgtcttcctctgtgccttcccctcagcagccttggggctgctcctgtgtgaagccatgtgtctcacacagtttgggagaacttaatacaggacactctgcaatgagtcgtctcctctaaagtgttccaacaatccccttccagtaacaggaaatgaatactaatagatgaaagtgggaaaaaaattgcaacagttTATTAAGAAGTGGAATGtctgaaaagcaaacaaaaaggccAGTGActttctcccagaggcagagctctgtggagcggtcacggcaggtgaagcagctgggctggagccccttggtgtcttttctccccggcgtggctcagctcacgctctcgggctgggagcagggctgctccactcctgccggcaccatgtccctgggcttgtacagttttctgccaggagagcccagcatgctgttacacagatctctcataaaggcccaaaccaactccaaacactctgcctacagcagcgtttcacaaagggctgcagaaatcccGAACAGCTGCAAGTGGGTGTCAGAcggcttttgtcttgttcttgccagcagaattcttgaTGATCTGATCCAATTGTATTCAGATGTaacacaggagctgtgtttttttattgaaatatttcatgaggagtaacaagccttgggagcatgaggtACAGGTCTGACgtgtgaaagcatgagcatatcctccaaagtcaccagtttaattgtccattttattacccttgtatttattccacactaataagcaaactcaagctttgcttggatatAAAAGAGGCACGGCATACCCTACGGTCTCTTGcagggtccccagggctgtcagtgacaaagcaggcagtctgcttcaTTGGGAATCACTACAGATCTGCAtcacaatgtgtttttaagtagcatggtattattaagatctccttttctgcacgagatacaaaaaggaggttctgaaattatttccatgCAAGCAGGCAGTAAAGAACTGACCCTGCTATCCTAacaaagctttggctttggcaattgcactcttcccattcatcttttgacgcagacactccaggttttccccacacccctgcaaggctggcaatTGCTGTTTCCCATTTACTCTTCTTCCCTAGAGCaagtacagtggctgctttgaaactaaaagccctgagatctgggcatcttgaaggagcatgaaatgctaattaagtgttcccattggcaatacccaggtctgcacttcccagagctctgaagcagcagcaggagggccatgcatcattcctgttggtggatgttcatgtttctggtgtgcaagagcaatgcctttgaggagggacaaaaatccccctattcaaacagtggctgtgcaaggagatgtgaagtttcactgccttttttaggatattttagaaagatctaagagagtactgtggcatggagcaggtccctaattttgtctccagagaaatccccaaaggacacatcggctctgctggtgatggcaaccccataagctcgtggacttgttttccctgcaacatgccgccctgcctgggctttactaggccaggactagacccatagctatgccaacacatgcagccacgtgacacagagtcagacagagttttccttcagaaaactcaattaacacattcacatgcagtttcttctagaacatcagaagctggcagccatgaggactttgctgtcaaaaggttacagtttgcactgggcccagaagtatttttccctaaggcaaaacaaattgaaatgtgaaaTTTAAGTCTTCAAAtgactatgaaaggaaactgtagaataatttctggaaaggcagcattgtcaatgatcatgcagcccaccaagagctggagcggaatccagaattgcttgttccagctatgcaggaattcattacccTGGCAAGCACCGGTCCATGGGAACAAATGATCCCATAGCCCTGGGCAGAATGGCACCCAGGCTGGAGTGGAAATAGATTTGAGGAATCCTTGTCACTTGCTATTGGCCTCACAGCCCACTCATCCCTTGGCAAGCAAGTTGCAAAAGACACTGttggactgctgtcctgggtaaatcTACATACAGACAACTATTCCAAAGCagggcatcttttcccagtgaaatacacatcctcttcttacctatgaaattgtgcctgaagtcacctgtgagccagatctgtgtgagattgcaaaggagcaaagctttggcatttgggcacacttctcttggtttctttgctcagggCTTTGTTGAGCACAGAACACATCCAGGTAGAAAACTTTTCACCATACAGGATCTTTTGTttccattgtcccccaaacatgtGAAGAGGTGGTGCTGTTGTAATGCCAATTTAAAAAGAGTAGCACaaatgacagaaagaaaacgtggcaaaagaggaagaggagatgtgCAGTGAAGAAAGGAtgggtgagacactggcacatcaAGCAAGCTGCACTCCCATAATCTCTAGGCTGGCAGGTCCTGGTCTCACATACtccttttggtttatttaattattatttttttaataacgaaaataaaatatatagaattaaaaatatgtcatcaaaatttaaagatACAATCAAACCCTTTATTCAAAACGACATCTAAATATCAGAATATATATCCATATCTAACTATGAAGCCAAACACATAAATCCTATTCTTGTGACACTCTTcagacaggcagcagcttcttcctgagcttggaggaattagagctcttctggatgggagACAAAGACTTTGTGGGTAAGAGAACATTGGAAGTGTCCAGAGAAAACTGCTTGGTAAGGCTGTAGGCAGTCAGATCTGCAAAGGGGAGACACAAAATGCAACAGAGCCagcaatacaaaagaaa
Proteins encoded:
- the LOC135305556 gene encoding zinc finger protein 436-like, whose product is MYPRKEYPQMVGSGFRKKKEVSQLRTHTEERPFRCPDCGQGFRRNAHLVRHRLIHTGERPHECEECGKSFRQSSTLIRHQRTHTGERPYECGECGKSFSQRSSLIVHQKIHTGERPYECSECGKGFPIRSHLFQHYQSHTEERPFLCPDCGKGFRQN